One window of the Podospora pseudocomata strain CBS 415.72m chromosome 7, whole genome shotgun sequence genome contains the following:
- the LIG4 gene encoding DNA ligase (ATP) (EggNog:ENOG503NUX9; COG:L), whose product MASQRRRDHRQGPDAEAVEEDEAQYGRGGMSMEEVDQHFPHRPKNAHKTLPFAELYKSLFNPLMDCKPGSSATAGAAAAAVPGKTRFGKAKKKTGGVNYHEQRRHIIERFMSRWRKEVGDDFYPAMRLILPDKDRDRGVYGLKESGIGKMLVRVMKIGRDSEDGYSLLHWKLPGGGGGGNQKFGGKGQTGTAGDFAGRVLEVVGKRAMRGTPGGWTIGEVNVLLDRLAGASGEGEQLPIFEEIYRNCCAEEVMWLVRIILKDMRVGATERTFLGLWHPDAEALFSVSSSLRRVCWELWDPETRLEQKETGVSLMQCFQPQLAQFQMTTGFGKLVQNLGVTEEEKEFWIEEKLDGERMQMHMKEDETVPGGFRFAFWSRKAKDYTYLYGEGLEDDNSALTRHLKNAFHDGVRELVLDGEMITWDPDIDKIVPFGTLKTAALDQQKNPFQNGPRPLYRVFDILLLNKKALADYTLRDRHAALEAAVRGEHRRLEIHPYESATTPDAIEPFLRRVVAEASEGLILKNPRSRYQLNSRNNDWIKVKPEYMSEYGESLDCVIIGGYFGSGRRGGILSSFLCGVRVSENHVRSGAALTREKCLSFCKVGGGLKAEDYAEIRHHTEGKWQDWQASNPPTDYIELAGGKMQYEKPDVWIRPSESVVISIKAASIAPSDQFAMGWTLRFPRFRKLRLDKSWDEGMDASDFVLLKDKVKEEEKERKAMEMESRKRKPAKRLKKELVIAGTDPNAAPVEFAEGGDNIKAEPMSQVAFPPPQARRKSDNQLFQGLDFCVLSEAVKPRKMSKPDLEKLIKEHGGRIHQQVDKGGNMILLAEKNVVRVASLKRAGDADIVKPKWVFDCLAQNNGEGYLLPFEEGHLFHATEEMVKLAAENTDQYGDSYVRDVTPDELRDIIDDMRTKGGVKEEEDAFHDERTGEFDAEHFLDQLEERGRGLEGLKSFLFRRCRVYFPVATKEEEEEEKRGPSSTELKAVKLQNEVKFGNGTVVGGLDDKEITHVVVVGDGEKERKELAASVRYEVSSRRHVPRIVTGRWVEDCVKEGTLVDEEGYAP is encoded by the exons ATGGCGTCGCAGAGAAGACGAGATCACCGGCAGGGTCCCGACGCggaggctgtcgaggaggacgaggcgCAGtatgggaggggtgggatgagCATGGAGGAAGTTGATCAGCA TTTCCCCCACCGCCCGAAAAACGCGCACAAGACGCTGCCGTTTGCGGAGCTGTACAAGTCGTTGTTTAACCCGCTTATGGACTGCAAGCCCGGGTCGTCTGCTACTGCTGGTgcagcagctgctgctgtcccgGGGAAAACAAGATTTGgaaaggcgaagaagaagacgggcGGGGTGAACTACCACGAACAGAGAAGGCACATCATCGAGCGGTTCATGagccggtggaggaaggaggtgggtgaTGACTTCTACCCTGCCATGAGGTTGATCCTGCCTGACAAGGATCGGGACAGGGGGGTGtacgggttgaaggagagCGGGATTGGGAAGAtgctggtgagggtgatgaagatTGGGAGGGATAGCGAGGATGGATATTCTTTGCTTCATTGGAAGCTtcctgggggtggtgggggggggaatCAGAAgtttggggggaaggggcagACAGGAACGGCGGGGGATTTTGCGGGACGGGtgctggaggttgttgggaagAGGGCTATGAGGGGGACGCCGGGGGGGTGGACGATTGGGGAGGTTAATGTTTTGTTGGATCGGTTGGCTGGGGCtagtggggagggggagcagctGCCGATTTTTGAGGAGATTTACAGGAATTGCtgtgcggaggaggtgatgtggctggtgaggatTATACTGAAGGATATGAGGGTGGGCGCGACGGAGAGGACGTTTTTGGGGCTGTGGCATCCGGATGCGGAGGCGTTGTTTAGCGTTTCGAGTAGTTTGAGGAGGGTTTGCTGGGAGTTGTGGGATCCGGAGACGAGGTTGGAGCAGAAGGAAACCGGGGTGAGCTTGATGCAGTGTTTTCAGCCGCAACTGGCGCAGTTTCAGATGACGACGGGGTTTGGGAAGCTGGTGCAGAATCTGGGGGttaccgaggaggagaaggagttttggattgaggagaagctggatggggagaggatgcAGATGCATatgaaggaggatgagacgGTGCCCGGGGGGTTTAGGTTTGCGTTTTGGTCCAGGAAGGCAAAGGATTACACGTATTTGtatggggaggggttggaggatgataACTCGGCGTTGACGAGGCATTTGAAGAATGCGTTTCATGAcggggtgagggagttggtttTGGATGGAGAGATGATTACGTGGGATCCGGATATCGACAAGATTGTGCCGTTTGGCACGCTCAAGACGGCGGCGCTGGATCAGCAGAAGAATCCGTTTCAGAACGGGCCTCGACCTCTGTATCGGGTCTTTGATATTCTTCTTCTGAACAAGAAGGCTCTGGCGGACTACACCCTCCGGGACCGCCACGCTGCCCTAGAGGCAGCCGTCAGGGGCGAGCATCGCCGTCTCGAGATTCACCCCTACGAATCAGCCACAACACCAGACGCCATCGAGCCCTTCCTCCGCAGAGTCGTCGCCGAAGCCTCGGAAGGTCTCATCCTCAAGAACCCGCGCTCTCGCTACCAGCTCAACAGCCGCAACAACGACTGGATCAAGGTCAAACCCGAGTACATGTCCGAGTATGGCGAGTCCCTCGACTGCGTCATCATCGGCGGCTACTTCGGCTCCGGCCGTCGCGGAGGCatcctctccagcttcctctgCGGCGTTCGCGTCAGCGAGAACCACGTCAGGTCCGGCGCTGCCCTCACCAGAGAGAAGTGTTTGAGCTTTTGCAAAGTAGGCGGTGGCCTCAAAGCAGAAGACTACGCCGAGATCAGACACCACACCGAGGGCAAATGGCAAGACTGGCAAGCGAGCAACCCGCCCACGGACTACATCGAGCTCGCGGGAGGGAAAATGCAATACGAAAAACCAGATGTATGGATCCGACCTAGTGAGTCGGTTGTCATCTCCATCAAGGCAGCCTCCATCGCCCCCTCCGACCAGTTCGCCATGGGCTGGACTCTACGCTTCCCTCGGTTCCGTAAGCTGAGACTGGACAAATCGTGGGACGAGGGCATGGACGCGAGCGATTTTGTTCTTCTCAAAGACAAAGtcaaggaagaagagaaggagcgaaaggcgatggagatggagagcaGAAAGCGCAAGCCAGcaaagaggttgaagaaggagttgGTCATCGCGGGGACGGATCCGAATGCTGCGCCGGTTGAGTTCGccgaggggggggataaTATCAAGGCCGAACCGATGAGCCAGGTTGcgtttcccccccctcaggCTAGAAGGAAGTCTGACAACCAACTGTTCCAGGGACTGGACTTTTGTGTATTGTCCGAGGCAGTCAAACCCCGCAAGATGTCCAAGCCTGATCTGGAAAAGTTGATCAAGGAGCATGGAGGGAGGATTCATCAGCAAGTCGACAAGGGCGGGAACATGATCCTCCTCGCGGAGAAGAACGTCGTCCGGGTGGCGTCGTTGAAACGGGCCGGTGACGCGGATATTGTCAAGCCCAAATGGGTCTTTGACTGCCTTGCGCAGAATAATGGAGAGGGCTATCTCCTCCCGTTTGAGGAGGGGCACTTGTTTCATGCCacggaggagatggtgaagtTGGCGGCGGAGAATACGGATCAGTATGGGGATTCGTATGTCAGGGATGTTACCCCTGATGAGCTGAGGGATATCATTGACGACATGCGCACCAAAGGGGGTGTtaaagaggaggaggatgcgtTTCATGATGAGAGGACGGGGGAGTTTGATGCTGAGCACTTTTTGGATCAGCTGGAGgagcgagggaggggtttggaggggttgaagagttTCTTGTTTAGACGGTGTAGGGTTTACTTCCCTGTTGCgacgaaggaggaggaggaggaggagaagagggggccCTCGAGTACGGAGTTGAAGGCGGTGAAGCTGCAGAATGAGGTCAAGTTCGGGAACGGGACTGTGGTGGGGGGTCTGGATGATAAGGAGATCACgcatgtggtggtggtcggggatggggagaaagagaggaaggagttggCAGCGAGCGTGAGGTATGAGGTTAGTTCGAGGAGGCATGTGCCGAGGATTGtgacggggaggtgggtAGAGGATTGTGTGAAGGAGGGGACgttggttgatgaagagggaTATGCCCCTTGA
- the TOM22 gene encoding mitochondrial import receptor protein (COG:U; EggNog:ENOG503P3YP) — translation MVQLTEVEDEHFQHAQVGPDEDEEDFTDTDSEISTDSHYDPTAETLAERLAALKDIIPPTTRSWVHAKYEATTSTIKSVVTFAGRSAWALSVSAILVGVPWALAYGEDQQFAAMEAEQRMRELGGEIMTAPGQEGGNKDPMLGDVAAAVGGGAGGVQQVKAAL, via the exons ATGGTCCAACTCACAGAAGTAGAGGACGAGCACTTCCAGCACGCCCAGGTCGGGCctgatgaggacgaggaggatttCACTGATACTG aCTCCGAAATCTCAACCGACTCCCACTACGACCCCACAGCCGAGACCCTCGCCGAGCGTCTCGCCGCCCTGAAAGACATCATCCCCCCGACCACCCGCTCCTGGGTGCACGCCAAATACGAggccaccacctcgaccatCAAATCTGTCGTGACCTTTGCGGGGAGGTCTGCCTGGGCGCTGAGCGTGAGCGCGATACTGGTCGGTGTCCCCTGGGCTCTGGCGTACGGCGAGGACCAGCAGTTTGCGGCTATGGAGGCGGagcagaggatgagggagcTGGGCGGGGAGATTATGACAGCTCCTGGGCAAGAGGGCGGGAATAAGGATCCTATGCTGGGGGATGTTGCGGCTgcggttgggggtggtgctgggggggtGCAGCAGGTTAAGGCTGCTCTTTGA
- the CNH1 gene encoding Na+/H+ antiporter (EggNog:ENOG503NU9A; COG:P) translates to MVWDHLSVTGPHLIYLILGGFTTIFMLCSSVIKERMYIGEATVATLCGIIFGPHVANVINPTKDWDSVDIITIEFSRIVLVVQCFAVGVELPKFYMEKHWKSVTLLLIPVMLFGWLITSVFIMWLVPPLNWIESLVVAACVTATDPVLASSVVGKGKFAKRVPKHLRDLLSAESGCNDGMAFPFVYLALYLIHDKLNAKVALKHWFLYTVLYECIFGAIYGFIIGYMARHGIKYAEKHDLIDRESFLVFYFVLALFAAGSGSILGLDDLLVGFAAGVGFSNDGWFTQKTEDSHVSNVIDLLINLTYFIYFGTIIPWKDFNDHAIGLYAWRLVVLAVFVILFRRIPIMMALKPIIPDLKTWREALFAGHFGPIGVGAVFVAMLARAELESESPVPLTKLPDPGSPHYDLIRVVWPIVAFLVVASIIVHGSSIAVFTLGKHINTLSITMSYTQANEDGPTWMSRLPRITSTSRSQARTMSDTDGEELKMPDYPPGTLPPIGYPNNFLRRVREDENNEKQSGSRQNSRPSSRSAKRRKKMWDDGIGPGGPISQSAIFPQRRTPSEGQTPLPPVTQSPAQPHDAQQDSMQITPVDERAARSPTPHERHHQASGDSTRAGSPNMGTPGDEHRNPIEVYNEGDNIIIENADGDVLAVHPSQSGNNVAEHAKDLKSKLESEAGPSGWSYNALKHRVANWREEELAKRKEKEKTARKGEPARAFQYGTTIIVENEDGEVVKKYDLSTPKSQGDQGKASPSGEGTQGHSQRPNLSRWASAAFGRSQAGEASAKKKTPEEEEDEKDDKHIRFTVGGVGRRMTKEDFLVEMQKLDKNTRRDVVDKSSASQELKTVAKRDTQPQIKVSAPGQSGASRKNSASPAAGASSKPQATSPGPERSSGSSGGSRPSSKEASETEVEKKRRLEALRGVPSGSRAGEEVAETAAERRRREAALGMSREPEESDSEDDDTPRVPPPKPRIRFAEETVNR, encoded by the exons ATGGTCTGGGATCACCTCTCGGTCACAGGTCCACATCTGATTTACCTCATTCTGGGAGGCTTCACCACCATTTTCATGCTATGCTCCTCCGTCATCAAGGAGCGCATGTACATTGGCGAGGCCACAGTTGCTACGCTATGCGGCATCATCTTTGGGCCTCACGTCGCCAATGTCATAAATCCTACGAAAGACTGGGATAGCGTCgatatcatcaccatcgagtTTTCTCGAATCGTTCTGGTAGTGCAATGTTTCGCTGTGGGCGTCGAGTTGCCCAAGTTCTACATGGAAAAACACTGGAAATCCGTCACCCTACTGCTTATCCCGGTCATGCTCTTCGGCTGGCTCATCACGAGTGTGTTTATCATGTGGTTGGTTCCACCATTGAACTGGATCGAAagcctggtggtggccgCCTGTGTCACGGCTACTGATCCAGTTCTGGCCTCGTCTGTTGTCGGCAAGGGCAAGTTCGCCAAGAGGGTGCCGAAGCATTTGAGAGATCTCCTCTCGGCAGAGTCTGGCTGCAACGACGGCATGGCTTTCCCATTTGTCTACCTGGCATTATATCTGATTCACGACAAGCTGAACGCCAAGGTGGCTCTCAAGCACTGGTTCCTGTACACCGTCTTGTATGAGTGCATCTTTGGTGCGATTTACGGTTTCATCATCGGATATATGGCCCGCCACGGCATCAAGTACGCAGAAAAGCACGATCTGATCGACAGGGAGAGCTTCTTGGTATTTTACTTCGTTTTGGCGCTGTTCGCTGCTGGCTCTGGCAGTATCCTGGGTCTCGACGATTTGCTGGTTGGCTTTGCAGCAGGTGTGGGCTTCTCAAACGATGGTTGGTTTACGCAAAAGACCGAGGACTCTCACGTCTCCAACGTTATCGATTTGCTGATCAACTTGACCTACTTCATCTACTTCGGAACCATCATTCCCTGGAAAGATTTCAACGATCACGCCATTGGACTCTACGCCTGGAGGCTGGTAGTGCTCGCCGTATTCGTCATTCTGTTCCGACGAATCCCTATCATGATGGCTCTCAAACCTATTATTCCCGACCTCAAAACGTGGCGTGAAGCGCTTTTTGCAGGCCACTTTGGCCCCATTGGTGTGGGTGCTGTTTTTGTGGCCATGCTGGCTCGGGCAGAGCTTGAATCGGAAAGTCCAGTCCCGTTAACCAAGCTTCCCGATCCTGGATCGCCTCATTACGATTTGATCAGAGTTGTCTGGCCCATTGTTGCATTCCTTGTTGTTGCCTCCATCATTGTGCACGGCTCTTCGATTGCCGTGTTTACTCTGGGCAAGCATATCAACACGCTCAGCATCACCATGTCTTACACACAGGCCAACGAGGATGGGCCTACCTGGATGTCGCGGTTACCTCGCATCACATCAACGTCGCGCTCTCAAGCCAGAACTATGTCTGATACAGATGGCGAAGAGCTCAAGATGCCGGATTACCCTCCAGGAACGTTGCCACCTATCGGCTATCCAAATAACTTCTTGCGTCGTGTACGGGAAGACGAAAACAACGAGAAGCAGAGCGGCAGTCGTCAGAACAGTAGACCGTCGTCCAGGTCTGCGAAACGGAGGAAAAAGATGTGGGATGATGGAATTGGCCCAGGAGGACCTATCAGTCAATCAGCCATCTTCCCTCAACGCCGCACCCCGAGTGAAGGACAAACACCCCTCCCGCCTGTAACCCAAAGCCCTGCCCAACCTCATGACGCACAACAGGACTCTATGCAGATCACGCCCGTGGACGAGCGTGCGGCGAGATCCCCCACCCCGCATGAACGACATCATCAGGCTTCTGGCGACTCTACCCGTGCTGGCTCGCCTAACATGGGCACTCCCGGAGACGAGCACCGCAATCCTATCGAAGTGTACAACGAAGGTGACAATATCATCATTGAGAACGCTGACGGCGACGTCCTGGCGGTGCATCCATCGCAGAGCGGTAACAACGTTGCGGAACATGCCAAGGACCTGAAGTCAAAGTTGGAATCCGAGGCCGGACCTTCGGGATGGAGCTACAATGCCCTGAAGCACCGGGTGGCCAACTGGCGAgaggaagaactcgccaagagaaaggagaaggaaaaaacaGCTCGGAAGGGCGAGCCGGCCCGTGCTTTCCAATATGGTACAACT ATTATTGTTGAAAACGAAGACGGCGAGGTCGTCAAGAAGTATGACCTATCCACGCCAAAGTCTCAAGGCGatcaaggcaaggcaagccCTTCGGGAGAAGGAACACAGGGTCACTCACAGAGGCCCAATCTCAGCAGGTGGGCTAGTGCTGCGTTTGGACGATCGCAGGCTGGCGAGGCATctgcgaagaagaagactccggaagaagaggaagatgaaaaGGACGACAAGCATATCCGGTTCACTGTTGGTGGAGTCGGTCGCCGCATGACGAAGGAGGATTTCCTCGTGGAGATGCAGAAGCTGGACAAAAACACACGCCGCGATGTTGTTGACAAGTCGTCGGCGTCGCAGGAACTTAAGACAGTTGCTAAGCGCGATACCCAGCCACAGATCAAGGTCTCGGCTCCGGGTCAGTCAGGGGCGAGCAGGAAGAACTCGGCGTCTCCTGCGGCGGGGGCCAGCTCAAAGCCGCAGGCGACTTCCCCTGGGCCAGAGCGGTCGAGCGGATCTAGCGGTGGATCAAGACCATCGAGCAAGGAAGCTTCCGAGACGGAGgtggaaaagaagaggagatTGGAAGCTTTGCGTGGTGTTCCTAGCGGCAGTCgggcgggtgaggaggtggctgaGACGGCAGCGGAGCGGAGGAGACGAGAGGCGGCTCTGGGAATGTCTCGTGAACCGGAGGAGAGcgacagcgaggatgatgataccCCTAGAGTGCCTCCACCGAAACCTCGCATCCGATTCGCAGAAGAGACTGTGAACCGGTAG
- the PIF1 gene encoding DNA helicase (EggNog:ENOG503NTY9; COG:L) produces MPGLTSHLLHRALPTLERNPVLSARCVPKFRAYVHSARLTPQQPRPPQATPVSTATKPTPTTTATMGMFERATAAAANQQSQNSSRNASLKKQLFPSSSPNPVSTSTAKVDEMFLRASQQPPPAHRPSQFSSTTNPLNSQSSNISRPPVTNPKSNTLSSICSTNGSFADKVEVIHIADDTPPPQNFTNEWDLDEDDFSDEIDLDWEAPSALPEIPRAPPKSTPQKFDLPIPTSEATLTSWPDSSPSHFAPPRARAQPAPQAPAPKREYPYHAQQAPEVVKRPKRELPPTWKKEQAITTEDGEAHDHRGISEATPDAKPKATSFWDATASAVKAQKKQLKTQQKAPGGGKPVTDDVSRDDVHDAVDQHVKASKSSNAKAAAIQLSQEQRHVKNLVVEKGQSVFFTGPAGTGKSVLMRSIITDLKKKYARDPEKLAVTASTGLAACNIGGITLHSFSGIGLGKEDVNTLVKKIRRNPKAKNRWIKTKTLIIDEISMVDSDLFDKLSQIGRILRNNGRPWGGIQLVITGDFFQLPPVPEGGREHRFAFDAATWSLSIDHTIGLTEVFRQRDPGFAEMLNEMRLGKISDKTVKNFQALKRPLTFSDGIQVTELFPTRSEVERSNKARLDSLKGSPHTFQAADQSTLPENVREKLFSNMMAPPTLDLKKGAQVMLIKNMDETLVNGSLGTVEGFATEDQFGIDNGLEDESDTKKRVRAFTSALENNKNAVKYPVVRFHAVDGSQRVLLCVPEEWKVELPNGEVQASRKQLPLILAWALSIHKAQGQTMERVKVDLNKIFEKGQAYVALSRATTQEGLQVLNFNKTKVMAHPRVINFYNSLYGADVAVKKKTGTLDDFAYQKPAVAAPAKPALAKPAAAPAATTQRRAPVYDDFDADEEEAMASFG; encoded by the exons ATGCCTGGTCTTACCAgtcatctcctccatcgAGCACTCCCAACCCTCGAGAGGAATCCCGTATTGTCCGCACGTTGTGTCCCGAAGTTTCGGGCCTATGTGCACTCGGCTCGGCTGacccctcaacaacctcgccctccgcaAGCCACGCCTgtatcaacagcaacaaagccgacgccgacgacaacCGCCACAATGGGAATGTTTGAGAgggccaccgccgccgctgcgAACCAGCAGTCGCAGAACTCGTCTCGTAATGCTAGTCTCAAGAAGCAGCTATTCCCCTCGAGTAGTCCGAATCCAGTCTCGACGTCGACTGCTAAGGTCGATGAGATGTTCCTCagagccagccagcaaccaccaccagcacaccGTCCATCCCAGTTCTCGAGTACCACGAACCCTTTGAACAGCCAATCGTCCAACATCTCCCGCCCTCCtgtcaccaaccccaaatcCAATACTCTCTCATCCATTTGTTCAACAAACGGGTCTTTTGCGGACAAGGTAGAAGTGATCCACATTGCGGATGACACCCCGCCACCACAGAACTTCACAAATGAGTGGGACTtggacgaggacgacttTAGCGATGAGATCGACTTGGATTGGGAAGCCCCCTCTGCTCTGCCAGAAATCCCCCGTGCTCCACCGAAGAGTACCCCCCAGAAATTCGACCTGCCCATCCCGACGAGCGAGGCCACCTTGACGTCCTGGCCCGACTCCTCTCCTTCACATTTTGCTCCCCCTCGAGCTcgagcccagccagccccgCAAGCCCCGGCACCGAAACGAGAGTACCCATACCACGCCCAGCAGGCCCCCGAGGTTGTCAAAAGGCCCAAGAGAGAGCTTCCGCCGAcgtggaagaaggagcaggccATCACCACTGAAGATGGGGAAGCCCATGATCACCGCGGCATCAGCGAGGCGACCCCTGACGCAAAGCCCAAGGCCACTTCCTTTTGGGATGCAACCGCCAGTGCTGTAAAGGCTCAGAAGAAACAGCTCAAGACACAGCAGAAGGCACCTGGCGGTGGCAAGCCGGTCACTGACGACGTATCCCGGGATGATGTGCACGATGCTGTGGATCAACATGTGAAAGCAAGCAAGTCTTCCAACGCGAAGGCTGCCGCTATCCAGCTGAGCCAAGAGCAGCGCCATGTCAAGAATCTTGTTGTGGAAAAAGGTCAGAGTGTGTTCTTCACTGGTCCGGCCGGTACAGGAAAGTCGGTCTTGATGCgatccatcatcaccgaccTCAAAAAGAAGTACGCCCGCGACCCAGAAAAGCTTGCTGTGACGGCGTCTACCGGCCTGGCTGCTTGCAATATTGGCGGTATCACGCTCCACAGTTTCTCGGGTATCGGTTTGGGCAAAGAGGACGTCAACACCTTGGTCAAGAAGATCAGGCGGAatcccaaggccaagaatCGATGGATCAAGACAAAGACGCTTATCATTGACGAGATTTCGATGGTGGACAGTGACCTTTTCGACAAGCTTTCTCAGATTGGTAGGATTCTACGCAACAATGGACGTCCATGGGGTGGTATCCAACTGGTCATTACGGGCGATTTCTTCCAATTGCCTCCGGTGCCTGAAGGTGGCCGGGAGCACAGGTTTGCTTTTGATGCTGCCACTTGGAGTCTGTCAATCGACCATACCATTGGTTTGACCGAAGTGTTCCGACAAAGGGATCCTG GATTTGCCGAAATGCTCAACGAAATGCGGTTGGGGAAAATCAGCGACAAGACAGTGAAAAACTTCCAGGCCCTGAAGCGACCTCTTACCTTCAGTGATGGCATCCAGGTTACCGAACT GTTCCCCACCAGAAGCGAGGTAGAGCGGTCCAATAAAGCCCGCCTGGACTCTCTAAAAGGGTCGCCTCACACTTTCCAAGCTGCCGACCAGAGTACACTTCCTGAGAACGTTCGGGAAAAGCTCTTTTCCAACATGATGGCACCTCCTACGCTCGATCTGAAGAAGGGGGCTCAAGTCATGTTAATCAAGAACATGGACGAGACTCTAGTCAACGGATCTCTTGGGACCGTGGAAGGATTTGCCACCGAAGATCAGTTTGGTATCGACAATGGTCTTGAAGATGAGTCTGACACCAAGAAGCGAGTCCGCGCTTTTACCAGTGCGCTtgagaacaacaagaacgCTGTCAAGTACCCTGTGGTCAGGTTCCACGCTGTGGACGGGTCACAGCGCGTTCTTCTCTGCGTCCCTGAAGAATGGAAGGTGGAGCTTCCCAATGGAGAGGTGCAGGCATCCCGGAAGCAGCTTCCACTGATTTTGGCATGGGCCCTTTCGATTCACAAAGCTCAGGGTCAGACCATGGAGCGTGTCAAGGTTGACCTGAACAAGATTTTCGAGAAGGGGCAGGCGTACGTCGCGCTCAGTCGTGCCACCACGCAGGAGGGCCTGCAGGTGCTCAACTTTAACAAGACCAAGGTGATGGCACATCCGCGTGTTATCAATTTTTACAATAGTTTGTATGGAGCGGACGTGGCggtgaagaaaaagacgggGACGTTGGACGACTTTGCCTATCAGAAGCCGGCGGTTGCTGCTCCAGCGAAACCGGCTCTGGCGAAACCTGCGGCTGCTCCGGCGGCTACTACACAGCGGCGGGCACCTGTGTATGATGATTTTGATgcggatgaggaagaggccaTGGCCTCTTTTGGGTGA